The Bacteroides fragilis NCTC 9343 genome includes the window CCGGTGGCTGAGATTATACCCTAAGAACCTGATGCAGTTAGTACTGCCGAAGGGATTGTGTATTTCTTCCGTTTTTTCTTTTTCCCGCACGCACCCCTCTTTGTATTTACTTTCATTTATCCCCAAACACACCTATACGAATATGAAAGTACAAGTGAACAACAAAGAAGTGGAAACAACCGCAAGCACACTGGCCCAGCTTGCCACCCAACTGCAACTTCCCGAAAACGGTGTAGCCATCGCCGTCAACAACCGAATGATACCGCGTCCGCAATGGGACGGATTCGGGCTGCAAGAGAATGATAACCTGATTGTGATTAAAGCAGCCTGCGGAGGATAGCCTATGTTAAGCCTACAATTTATCACCCATCAAACAGAGAATTACTCCTATCTGGAATCGGCGCGCATGGCTCTCGAAGGGGGCTGTAAATGGATCCAACTGCGCATGAAAGAGGCATCGCCGGAAGAGGTGGAGGCAGTGGCACTGCAACTGAAACCTCTCTGTAAAGCTAAAGAAGCGATCCTGATTCTCGACGACCACGTAGAGCTGGCCAAAAAGCTGGAAGTGGACGGGGTGCACCTGGGCAAAAAAGACATGCCCATCGGCGAAGCCCGGCAGATGCTGGGCGAAGCATTCATCATTGGCGGAACGGCCAACACCTTTGAAGACGTAAAGCTGCATCATGCCGCCGGAGCCGACTATCTGGGCATAGGCCCTTTCCGGTTTACCACCACTAAGAAAAATCTGAGCCCGGTACTGGGACTCGAAGGCTACACCTCCATACTGGCACAGATGAACGAGGCCGGTATCCGGATACCGGTAGTAGCCATCGGAGGGATCGTGGCGGAAGACATTCCGGCCATTATGGAAACGGGGGTGAACGGCATCGCCCTCTCCGGAGCAATCCTGCAAGCACCGGACCCGGTAGAAGAAACAAAAAGAATTCTAAACATATAAGGAAATGAACTGAATTCACCACAGAGTAACACAGAGTTCCACAGAGATGGTTTTCTCTTAATACTCCATAAACAAGAAATTTAAAACTCTGTGAGACTCCGTGTTACCCTGTGGTGAAATGAACTCAAAACAAGATCAGAAATGGAAAAGTTAATCATTGCGGGACGTGAATTCAACTCCCGCCTCTTCCTGGGAACAGGTAAATTCAGCTCAAACGAATGGATGGAACAGTCGATACTGGCATCGGGCACCGAAATGGTGACAGTGGCCATGAAACGTGTCGACATGGAGAGCACGGAAGACGACATGCTGAAACATATTGTACATCCGCACATTCAGTTGCTTCCCAACACATCGGGCGTACGCAATGCGGAGGAAGCGGTGTTTGCCGCACAAATGGCACGAGAGGCTTTCGGAACCAACTGGCTGAAACTGGAGATTCATCCCGACCCGCGCTATCTGCTGCCCGACTCGGTGGAGACCCTGAAAGCGACTGAAGAACTGGTGAAACTCGGATTCGTCGTGCTCCCCTATTGCCAGGCAGATCCGGTGCTCTGCAAACAACTGGAAGAAGCGGGAGCCGCCACGGTAATGCCGCTGGGAGCACCTATCGGAACCAATAAAGGACTGCAAACCAAGGAGTTTCTGCAAATCATTATCGAACAGGCCGGTATCCCGGTAGTGGTGGACGCCGGAATCGGAGCACCGAGCCATGCGGCGGAGGCTATGGAAATGGGTGCATCGGCATGCCTGGTAAACACAGCTATCGCCGTAGCCGGCAACCCGATAGAAATGGCAAAAGCCTTCAAGCAGGCAGTAGAAGCCGGACGGACGGCATACGAGGCCGGACTGGGTATGCAGGCCATAGGGTTCGTGGCGGAAGCAAGCTCACCACTGACGGCATTTTTAAACGAATAAAACAATAACCTCGCCTCCGGCCCCTCTCCCGTCGATCACTCTTCGGGAAAAGAATACGGGGCTGAGAGATCCTAATAACGAATGTATGGAACAAAGAATAAAATTTCCCCGCTCTGAGAAGGTATATCTGTCCGGCAAGCTATTCCCCGAAATCCGTGTAGGTATGCGAAAAGTAGAGCAAGTGCCCAGCACAACTTTCGAAGGAGAAAAGAAGGTGATCACTCCCAATCCGCATGTGTACATCTACGATACCAGCGGTCCTTTCAGTGACCCCGACATAGAAATCGACCTGAAAAAAGGCCTCCCGCGCCTGCGTGAAGAATGGATACTGAACAGAGGAGACGTGGAACAATTGCCCGAGATCAGTTCGGAATACGGACGCATGCGGCGGGATGACGGGAGCCTCGACCACCTCCGTTTTGAACATATCGCACTGCCCTACCGGGCCAAGGCCGGCCGGCATATCACCCAGATGGCGTATGCCAAACAGGGCATTGTCACTCCCGAAATGGAATATGTGGCTATCCGTGAGAATATGAACTGCGAAGAACTGGGCATCGAGACCCATATCACACCCGAATTCGTACGTCAGGAAATAGCCGAAGGACGGGCGGTGCTGCCTGCCAACATCAACCATCCCGAAGCCGAACCTATGATTATAGGCCGCAACTTCCTGGTGAAAATCAATACCAACATCGGCAACTCCGCCACTACCTCGAGCATAGACGAAGAGGTGGAGAAAGCAATGTGGAGCTGTAAATGGGGAGGAGACACATTGATGGATCTTTCGACCGGAGAGAACATACACGAAACGCGGGAATGGATCATCCGCAACTGTCCCGTTCCGGTGGGGACCGTACCTATCTACCAGGCTCTGGAAAAGGTAAACGGAAAGGTAGAGGACCTGACCTGGGAACTGTATCGCGACACGCTGATCGAGCAGTGTGAGCAGGGAGTGGACTACTTCACCATCCATGCGGGCATCCGCCGGCATAATGTGCACCTGGCGGAAAAACGCCTCTGCGGCATCGTATCCCGCGGCGGAAGTATCATGAGCAAATGGTGTCTGGTGCACGACCGGGAAAGCTTCCTTTACGAACACTTCGATGACATCTGCGACATCCTGGCACAATACGATGTCGCAGTGTCGCTCGGCGACGGCCTACGGCCCGGATCGACCCACGACGCCAATGATGAAGCGCAATTTGCCGAGCTCGACACAATGGGCGAACTGGTGGTGCGCGCCTGGGAGAAAAACGTACAGGCATTTATCGAAGGACCGGGACATGTGCCGATGCACAAGATACGCGAAAACATGGAACGCCAGATTGAAAAATGCCACAATGCCCCGTTCTATACGCTCGGCCCGCTGGTGACGGACATCGCTCCGGGATACGACCACATCACTTCGGCTATCGGAGCGGCACAAATAGGATGGCTGGGAACAGCCATGCTATGCTATGTGACCCCTAAAGAGCACCTCGCCCTGCCCGATAAAGAAGATGTACGCGTGGGAGTAATCACTTATAAAATAGCCGCCCATGCGGCCGATCTGGCCAAAGGACACCCGGGGGCACAGGTACGCGACAACGCACTGAGCAAAGCCCGGTACGAATTCCGGTGGAAAGACCAGTTCGACCTGTCGCTCGATCCGGAACGTGCATTCTCTTACTTCCATGCCGGACGGCATACCGACGGAGAGTATTGCACCATGTGCGGACCGAATTTCTGCGCGATGCGACTGAGCCGCGATCTGAAGAAAACTCAAAAACAAAAATAGGATGACTGCAACGGAAAGGACAGCGGAATACCGGAAAGCACTCGATGTGCCTATCTCCCAACTGGAGACGGACCGGATTGTAAAAGAAATCCTGGATCGACCGGAGAACTTCGACAACATTTACCGGCTGACGTCGGACGATAAATTATTGGTGTCCTGGCGGGCTTTATGGATATGCGACAAACTGTGCAGGCAGAAGCCGGAGTGGCTGATCCCTTTCAGGGAAGAGCTGACCGGAAGGTTGATGTCCTGCGGGCACGATGGTTCGAAACGACTGCTTCTTTCCATACTCTACCATGCACCCGCAACGAAGGTGCCTTCCGTGGCTCTGCTCAACTTCTGCCTGGACGCCATGCTGTCGCCCCAAGAGAGTATCGGCGTGCAATCGCTCGCCATCCGAATGGCTTACCGCCTGTGCGAGCCCGAGCCGGAGTTGCTGTATGAGCTGCGTACCATACTGGAGAGTACAGAGACGGAAATGTATTCGACCGCCGTAAAATCGGCTGTACGGAACACATTGAAGAAGATTAACCAGAAGAATAAAAAGAAAAAATAAAATGTTTTCAGATGAATTAGAAAAGATTTCCTGGGAAGAGACGACTAAAGCCATCTATTCCAAAACTGACGCTGATGTGCGCCGCGCATTGTCGAAGGAACACTGCGATGTAAATGATTTTATGGCATTGATTTCGCCGGCTGCCGCTCCATATCTGGAGACGATGGCACGTCTCAGCCGGAAGTATACGATGGAACGCTTCGGAAAAACAATCTCGATGTTCGTGCCTCTCTATATTACAAATTCTTGTACAAACTCGTGTGTATACTGCGGCTTTAACCACAACAACCCGATGAAGCGTACCATCCTTACGGAAGAAGAGATGGTGAACGAGTACAAGGCGATCAAGAAGCTGGCCCCCTTTGAGAATCTGTTGCTGGTGACAGGAGAGAATCCTGCCAAAGCCGGAGTGGACTACATCGAACGTGCCCTCTTGCTGGCAAAGCCCTACTTTGCTAACCTTCAGATTGAAGTAATGCCACTTAAAGCAGAAGAATATGAACGACTTACACATGCAGGTCTGAACGGGGTCATCTGCTTTCAGGAGACGTATAATAAAGCCAATTACAACATCTACCACCCCCGCGGCATGAAGTCTAAATTCGAATGGAGGGTCAACGGATTCGACCGCATGGGACAGGCCGGAGTACACAAGATAGGAATGGGCGTACTGATCGGACTGGAGGAATGGAGAACGGATATCACCATGATGGCCTATCATCTCCGCTACTTGCAGAAGCATTATTGGAAAACGAAATATAGTGTCAACTTCCCCCGCATGCGCCCGTCGGAAAACGGAGGCTTCCAGCCCAATGTGGTGATGAACGACCGTGAGTTGGCACAAGTGACTTTTGCGATGCGCATCTTCGACCATGATGTAGACATCTCCTACTCTACCCGCGAAAGCGCAGCCTTCCGTAACCACATGGCTACGCTCGGAGTGACCACCATGAGTGCAGAAAGCAAAACGGAACCGGGAGGATACTTTACCTATCCGCAAGCACTGGAACAGTTTCACGTAAGCGACGAGCGGAAAGCCGTGGAGGTGGATGCAGCACTACGGTCGCTGGGGCGGATACCGGTATACAAAGACTGGGACACGGCGCTGACGCTACCCCAATGCTGATAACTGAAATAAAAGGGAATTTATGGAAAGATACAGCAGACAAACCATGCTTCCGGAAATAGGAGAAGCAGGACAGCTAAAGCTAAAAGCTGCCAAAGTACTGATTGTAGGCGTGGGAGGACTCGGTTCTCCCATCGCCCTCTATCTGGCCGGCGCTGGAGTGGGTACCATCGGGTTGGCAGATGACGACGAAGTGAGCCTCAGCAATCTGCAGAGGCAGATACTCTACACGGAGGAGGAAGTGGGCGACCTGAAGGCTATCTGTGCCTCCATGCGGATCAGCGCCCTCAACAGGGAGATAAAAGTGAATGCCTGTCCGGGAAGGCTAAGTAAAGAAAATGCACGCGATCTGATAGGCCAGTATGACATCATCGTGGACGGTTGCGATAACTTTGCAACCCGGTATCTGCTCAGCGATGTCTGTTCGGAGCTCGGGAAACCGTATGTATACGGTGCTATCTGCGGATTTGAAGGACAGGTGTCCGTCTTCAACTACGGAGAAGGAACTCAACGGAAAACTTATCGTGACCTCTACCCGGACGAAGAAGGAATGTTACACATGCCTCCTCCTCCCAAGGGGGTGGTCGGAGTGACACCGGCAGTAACGGGCAGTGTGGAAGCATGCGAAGTTCTCAAAATCATTTGTGGATTCGGAGAGGTCCTGGCAGGCAAACTATGGACAATTGACTTGCGGACATTGCAATCTAACATATTTTCACTATAAAGGTTGGTTTCTGAGTAAGTTAATTAGTAACTTTGCTAAACTTAACAGTTTAACAAAAGAAATGAAACTTATCGTAGTAACGACGCCTACTTTCTTTGTAGAAGAAGATAAGATTATCACTGCTCTTTTTGAAGAGGGACTGGATATTCTGCATCTCAGAAAACCGGAAACACCGGCTATGTATTCAGAGCGCCTGTTGACACTGATTCCGGAGAAATACCACAAACGGATTGTCACGCACGAACACTTCTATCTGAAAGAAGAATTCAACCTGATGGGAATTCATCTGAATGCACGAAATCCCAAAGAACCGCATGACTATTCGGGACATATCAGTTGTTCGTGTCACTCGGTGGAGGAAGTGAAGAATAAAAAGCACTTTTATGATTATGTATTCATGAGCCCGGTTTATGACAGTATCTCGAAAGAGGGATATAACTCACCCTATACAGCCGAAGAACTGCGCCTGGCAGCCAAAGACAAGATCATTGACAACAAGGTGATGGCATTGGGAGGTATTACGCCGGATAACATACTGGAAGTGAAAGATTTCGGATTCGGAGGTGCAGTAGTTTTAGGAGATTTATGGGGCAAATTCGACGCTTGCTCCGACCAGGATTACCTGGCAGTGATAGAACACTTCAAGAAGCTGAAAAGAATGGCGGACTGAACGAAACGACAACAGACAAAATAAAATAGGGTGATTCTCCTTGCGGAGGTCACCCTATTTCGTTGAAACCTATTTGATTAAAATTCGTAATGGAATCCGAATGTAAGGTCTTCACTGCTTGCGCTAAAGCCAAAACCGTTACCCATATAATCGTCCTTATATCCCAGGAAGCCACATTTGGCAACCAGGCTGAAATGCTGGTTCAACTTGATAGCGATACCCGGTTTCAGACCGATCTCGAAACCGTTTACAGCATCACCGCCATCTTTCACCTTAGTGGTAGCAAAACCAAATCCGCCATCGACAAACAGACGTACGATCTTGTTTTCATAATAAGAAAAACGTGCGTAAGGAGCAATGGCAAATGTGTTTGTCGAGATATGCTCCTTGTATTCATGGTTGAACTGAAGCTCAACGCCCAATGCCCATTGTTCGCTCAGGTTGTATCCGATCTCCGGAGCCAGTTTAAAGGAAGTGGTATTGGCATCATCATTACGCCACAAACCTACGGTACCTCCCATGTAAAGGTCTTGTGCCTTAACAGATAAAGTTGCAATAGCAACAAATAAAAACAATACAATCTTTTTCATCTTCTTAGTAGTTTTAATTAAATACACCTGTTTTGAAAACAAACAAAAGAATAATTTCACTTTTGTTTCGGGGCGCAAAAGTATATCATATTCATTAATTAAACAACTATTTCGATCATTATTCACCGGAGAGCAAAATGAAAAAAGCCGCTTGTAATTGATTTACAGCGGCTTTTCTATTTAAATATTTACCGGTTTCCCTCAGAACTTATAACCTACGCTAATAGAAAGATTCAGATTCTTACCATTTACGTTGTCCATGACATCGACAAACCCGAACTGACCGTCAAGCCCTGCGATAATCTTGCCAAACTCCGCGGCAACACCGATACCAAGACCTACATCGCCACGTTTCAGCAGACCGTCGTCACCAAAGGTATCGACTTCCAAGCGCCCTTTGCCCAGATCTACTTTAGAATTACCCGCGATACCGCAAGCAAAATAAGGACCTGCACTCAACACGATATTAGTATTATCGGCTACTTTGAAACGCGCAGCAGCCATAACCGGCAGTTCCAGATAAACAGCATTCACACTCAGTTCGTCCTTCTTGGCACCTTTGGAAGATACAAACAAAGAGGGTTGCAACGACCAGATTTCATTAAATCCATACTCCATGCCACCGCCTATCTTGAATCCTACTTTGGCATTCATGTCAAAATCACCGGTAAAGTTACTGATATTCATTCCCACCTTGGCATTCCAGCTCACTTGAGAAAAGCCCACAACCGAAACGAGGGCAAACAATACAAACACAAGATTTCTTTTCATAATTCTGTAATTTTAGTTTGTTAAAAATATAATAAGTAAGGTTTCATAAGATAAAGGAAATATTTTTATTTGAATTATACAAATATTTACTCTACATTTTAGGTTTCCGCCGGCTTTTCTCTCCTGTAGGCTCTGTCTGCACCATACAGATATATACAAAAAGGCGAGGCTACCCTCTTGGAGTAGCCTCGCACAAACCAGTTAATCTAAAGTTATTCTTCGATGGCTGCCTGTGCCGCTGCCAGACGTGCGATAGGCACACGGAACGGAGAACAGCTAACGTAATTCAAACCTACTTTATGGCAGAACTTAACAGATGAAGGCTCACCGCCATGTTCACCACAGATACCGCACTTCAGGTCCGGACGGATGGCACGGCCTTTTTCGGTTGCCATACGTACCAACTGGCCTACACCATTTTGGTCGAGTACCTGGAACGGGTCTACTTTCAGAATCTTCTTCTCCAGATAAACCGGAAGGAAAGAAGCTATATCGTCACGAGAGTAACCGAAAGTCATCTGAGTCAAGTCGTTGGTTCCGAACGAGAAGAACTCGGCAGACGAAGCGATACGGTCGGCAGTCAGAGCTGCACGGGGAATTTCGATCATGGTTCCGACTTTGAAGTCGATGCGGTCTCCCACCTCTTCAAAGAGCTTGTCTGCTTCGGCACGAATCACACTTTCCTGCTGTTGGAACTCGTAAAGAATACCTGTCAGCGGCACCATAATTTCGGGATGTGTCTCTATTCCTTCTTTCTTCAGTTCAAGAGCGGCACCCAGAATGGCACGAGTCTGCATCTGTGTGATTTCGGGATACGTATTTCCCAAACGGCAACCACGGTGACCCAACATCGGGTTGTGTTCGCAGAGCGATTCGACACGCTGCTGGATATATTGCAGGCTTACTCCCATTGTATCGGCCATCTCCTGCTGTCCTTTCAGATCGTGAGGAACAAATTCATGCAAAGGAGGATCGAGCAGACGTACAGTCACCGGACAACCGGCCATTGCCTTGAAGATTCCCTTGAAGTCGGCTTGCTGATATGGCAAGATCTTGGCAAGAGCTTTGCGGCGTCCCTCAGCATTTTCTGCCAGAATCATCTCACGCATGGCTTTGATCTTTTCACCTTCGAAGAACATGTGTTCCGTACGGCAAAGACCGATACCTACCGCACCGAAATTACGGGCAACTTCGGCATCATGCGGAGTGTCGGCATTGGTGCGAACCTGCAGACG containing:
- a CDS encoding thiamine phosphate synthase is translated as MLSLQFITHQTENYSYLESARMALEGGCKWIQLRMKEASPEEVEAVALQLKPLCKAKEAILILDDHVELAKKLEVDGVHLGKKDMPIGEARQMLGEAFIIGGTANTFEDVKLHHAAGADYLGIGPFRFTTTKKNLSPVLGLEGYTSILAQMNEAGIRIPVVAIGGIVAEDIPAIMETGVNGIALSGAILQAPDPVEETKRILNI
- a CDS encoding HesA/MoeB/ThiF family protein; this translates as MERYSRQTMLPEIGEAGQLKLKAAKVLIVGVGGLGSPIALYLAGAGVGTIGLADDDEVSLSNLQRQILYTEEEVGDLKAICASMRISALNREIKVNACPGRLSKENARDLIGQYDIIVDGCDNFATRYLLSDVCSELGKPYVYGAICGFEGQVSVFNYGEGTQRKTYRDLYPDEEGMLHMPPPPKGVVGVTPAVTGSVEACEVLKIICGFGEVLAGKLWTIDLRTLQSNIFSL
- a CDS encoding thiazole synthase → MEKLIIAGREFNSRLFLGTGKFSSNEWMEQSILASGTEMVTVAMKRVDMESTEDDMLKHIVHPHIQLLPNTSGVRNAEEAVFAAQMAREAFGTNWLKLEIHPDPRYLLPDSVETLKATEELVKLGFVVLPYCQADPVLCKQLEEAGAATVMPLGAPIGTNKGLQTKEFLQIIIEQAGIPVVVDAGIGAPSHAAEAMEMGASACLVNTAIAVAGNPIEMAKAFKQAVEAGRTAYEAGLGMQAIGFVAEASSPLTAFLNE
- a CDS encoding thiamine phosphate synthase is translated as MKLIVVTTPTFFVEEDKIITALFEEGLDILHLRKPETPAMYSERLLTLIPEKYHKRIVTHEHFYLKEEFNLMGIHLNARNPKEPHDYSGHISCSCHSVEEVKNKKHFYDYVFMSPVYDSISKEGYNSPYTAEELRLAAKDKIIDNKVMALGGITPDNILEVKDFGFGGAVVLGDLWGKFDACSDQDYLAVIEHFKKLKRMAD
- a CDS encoding porin family protein; this translates as MKRNLVFVLFALVSVVGFSQVSWNAKVGMNISNFTGDFDMNAKVGFKIGGGMEYGFNEIWSLQPSLFVSSKGAKKDELSVNAVYLELPVMAAARFKVADNTNIVLSAGPYFACGIAGNSKVDLGKGRLEVDTFGDDGLLKRGDVGLGIGVAAEFGKIIAGLDGQFGFVDVMDNVNGKNLNLSISVGYKF
- a CDS encoding outer membrane beta-barrel protein; this translates as MKKIVLFLFVAIATLSVKAQDLYMGGTVGLWRNDDANTTSFKLAPEIGYNLSEQWALGVELQFNHEYKEHISTNTFAIAPYARFSYYENKIVRLFVDGGFGFATTKVKDGGDAVNGFEIGLKPGIAIKLNQHFSLVAKCGFLGYKDDYMGNGFGFSASSEDLTFGFHYEF
- the thiC gene encoding phosphomethylpyrimidine synthase ThiC — its product is MEQRIKFPRSEKVYLSGKLFPEIRVGMRKVEQVPSTTFEGEKKVITPNPHVYIYDTSGPFSDPDIEIDLKKGLPRLREEWILNRGDVEQLPEISSEYGRMRRDDGSLDHLRFEHIALPYRAKAGRHITQMAYAKQGIVTPEMEYVAIRENMNCEELGIETHITPEFVRQEIAEGRAVLPANINHPEAEPMIIGRNFLVKINTNIGNSATTSSIDEEVEKAMWSCKWGGDTLMDLSTGENIHETREWIIRNCPVPVGTVPIYQALEKVNGKVEDLTWELYRDTLIEQCEQGVDYFTIHAGIRRHNVHLAEKRLCGIVSRGGSIMSKWCLVHDRESFLYEHFDDICDILAQYDVAVSLGDGLRPGSTHDANDEAQFAELDTMGELVVRAWEKNVQAFIEGPGHVPMHKIRENMERQIEKCHNAPFYTLGPLVTDIAPGYDHITSAIGAAQIGWLGTAMLCYVTPKEHLALPDKEDVRVGVITYKIAAHAADLAKGHPGAQVRDNALSKARYEFRWKDQFDLSLDPERAFSYFHAGRHTDGEYCTMCGPNFCAMRLSRDLKKTQKQK
- the thiS gene encoding sulfur carrier protein ThiS; the protein is MKVQVNNKEVETTASTLAQLATQLQLPENGVAIAVNNRMIPRPQWDGFGLQENDNLIVIKAACGG
- the thiH gene encoding 2-iminoacetate synthase ThiH, with product MFSDELEKISWEETTKAIYSKTDADVRRALSKEHCDVNDFMALISPAAAPYLETMARLSRKYTMERFGKTISMFVPLYITNSCTNSCVYCGFNHNNPMKRTILTEEEMVNEYKAIKKLAPFENLLLVTGENPAKAGVDYIERALLLAKPYFANLQIEVMPLKAEEYERLTHAGLNGVICFQETYNKANYNIYHPRGMKSKFEWRVNGFDRMGQAGVHKIGMGVLIGLEEWRTDITMMAYHLRYLQKHYWKTKYSVNFPRMRPSENGGFQPNVVMNDRELAQVTFAMRIFDHDVDISYSTRESAAFRNHMATLGVTTMSAESKTEPGGYFTYPQALEQFHVSDERKAVEVDAALRSLGRIPVYKDWDTALTLPQC